One Streptomyces sp. ML-6 genomic region harbors:
- a CDS encoding beta-ketoacyl-ACP synthase III, which translates to MTGSRVVALGHYQPAKVLTNDDLAAMVDTSDEWITSRVGIRTRHIGGPDEPVDELAAHAAAKALAGAGLRPDEVDLVLVATSTAIDRSPSMSARVAARLGMESPAVMDINVVCSGFTHALATADHAVRAGAAERVLVIGADKMGDIADWTDRSTCVLLGDGAGAAVVVAEPDGTERPGIGPVLWGSVPGMGNAVRIEGTPPRFAQEGQSVYRWATTQLPPIARKVCEKAGVAPEELGAVVLHQANLRIIEPLARKIGAVNAVIARDVVDSGNTSAASIPMALSKLVERGEVHSGAPVLLFGFGGNLSYAGQVIRCP; encoded by the coding sequence ATGACCGGCTCACGTGTCGTGGCGCTCGGCCACTACCAGCCCGCCAAGGTGCTCACCAACGACGACCTGGCGGCCATGGTCGACACCAGCGACGAGTGGATCACCAGCCGCGTCGGCATCAGGACCCGGCACATCGGTGGCCCCGACGAGCCGGTGGACGAGCTGGCCGCGCACGCGGCTGCCAAGGCGCTCGCCGGGGCCGGGCTCCGGCCCGACGAGGTCGACCTGGTGCTCGTCGCCACCTCCACCGCGATCGACCGCTCCCCGAGCATGTCGGCACGGGTCGCCGCCCGGCTCGGGATGGAATCGCCCGCGGTGATGGACATCAACGTGGTCTGCTCCGGCTTCACCCACGCCCTCGCCACCGCCGACCACGCGGTCCGGGCCGGTGCGGCCGAACGCGTCCTGGTCATCGGGGCCGACAAGATGGGGGACATCGCCGACTGGACCGACCGCAGCACCTGCGTCCTGCTCGGCGACGGGGCCGGCGCGGCGGTCGTCGTCGCGGAACCGGACGGCACGGAGCGGCCCGGGATCGGCCCCGTCCTGTGGGGATCGGTGCCCGGGATGGGCAACGCGGTACGGATCGAGGGCACGCCGCCCCGTTTCGCGCAGGAGGGACAGTCCGTCTACCGCTGGGCCACCACCCAGCTGCCGCCCATCGCCCGCAAGGTGTGCGAGAAGGCCGGCGTCGCTCCGGAGGAGCTGGGCGCCGTGGTGCTGCACCAGGCCAACCTGCGGATCATCGAACCGCTCGCCAGGAAGATCGGCGCGGTCAACGCGGTCATCGCCCGGGACGTGGTGGACTCCGGCAACACGTCCGCGGCCTCGATCCCGATGGCCCTGTCCAAGCTGGTGGAGCGCGGCGAGGTCCACAGCGGCGCGCCCGTCCTGCTCTTCGGCTTCGGCGGCAACCTCTCGTACGCGGGCCAGGTGATCCGCTGCCCCTGA
- a CDS encoding bile acid:sodium symporter family protein, protein MSRRTPKLPSWLPIDPYILALIGTVAFAAILPASGTAAEVAKGASTGAVALLFFLYGARLSTAEALEGLRHWRLHLTVLICTFVAFPLLGLAAGGLVPYVLTPQLHSGLLFLCLVPSTIQSSIAFTSIARGNVSAAICAGSFSSIAGIFLTPLFAAALLGEEGGGFSADALLRIAVQLLLPFAAGQLLRRWIGGFLTRRKKILGRVDRGSILLVVYTAFSAGMVTGVWHQITPARLGALLGVEALLLALMLTISWYGAKRLGFGREDRVAIQFAGANKSLAAGLPMASVLFGAQASLAVLPLMLFHQMQLMVCAVIAKRRSRDPQEAHATGAATTREPAIAG, encoded by the coding sequence ATGAGCCGCCGCACCCCGAAACTGCCGTCCTGGCTGCCGATCGACCCGTACATCCTGGCCCTGATCGGCACGGTGGCGTTCGCGGCGATACTGCCCGCCTCGGGAACCGCGGCGGAGGTCGCGAAGGGCGCCTCGACCGGAGCCGTCGCCCTGCTCTTCTTCCTCTACGGGGCCCGGCTCTCCACCGCCGAGGCCCTGGAGGGGCTCCGGCACTGGCGGCTCCACCTCACCGTGCTGATCTGCACCTTCGTCGCGTTCCCGCTGCTCGGACTGGCGGCCGGGGGACTGGTCCCGTACGTCCTGACGCCGCAACTGCACAGCGGTCTGCTCTTCCTCTGCCTCGTCCCGTCGACCATCCAGTCGTCCATCGCCTTCACCTCGATCGCCCGCGGCAACGTGTCCGCCGCGATCTGCGCGGGCTCCTTCTCCTCGATCGCGGGGATCTTCCTCACCCCGCTGTTCGCGGCCGCCCTGCTCGGCGAGGAGGGCGGCGGGTTCTCGGCGGACGCGCTGCTGAGGATCGCGGTCCAGCTGCTGCTGCCGTTCGCCGCCGGGCAGCTGCTGCGCCGTTGGATCGGCGGTTTCCTCACCCGCCGCAAGAAGATCCTCGGCCGGGTCGACCGGGGCTCGATCCTGCTCGTCGTCTACACGGCCTTCAGCGCGGGCATGGTCACCGGCGTCTGGCACCAGATCACCCCGGCCAGGCTCGGCGCGCTGCTCGGCGTGGAGGCGCTGCTGCTCGCGCTGATGCTGACGATCAGCTGGTACGGGGCGAAGCGGCTCGGCTTCGGCCGGGAGGACCGCGTCGCCATCCAGTTCGCCGGTGCGAACAAGAGCCTGGCCGCCGGGCTGCCGATGGCCAGCGTCCTGTTCGGGGCGCAGGCGTCCCTCGCCGTGCTGCCGCTCATGCTCTTCCACCAGATGCAGCTGATGGTGTGCGCGGTGATCGCCAAGCGCCGCTCGCGCGACCCGCAGGAGGCGCACGCGACGGGCGCGGCGACGACGCGGGAGCCCGCCATCGCGGGCTGA
- the fdhD gene encoding formate dehydrogenase accessory sulfurtransferase FdhD, whose protein sequence is MGRVTERRRTIRIRDGAVSVRPDTLVAEEPLEIRLNGRPLAITMRTPGDDFALAAGFLVSEGVVGDGSEVRSIVYCAGATADGGNTYNVVDVKLAPGVPVPDITLERNVYTTSSCGLCGKASLDAVRTSTRHPIADAPPVRVEPALLSALPDRLRAAQRVFDRTGGLHAAALFSETGELLDVREDVGRHNAVDKLVGRALTDHRLPLSRAILLVSGRASFELAQKAVMAGIPVLAAVSAPSSLAVDLADETGLTLVGFLRGPSMNVYAGEHRIALPAEVIGG, encoded by the coding sequence ATGGGACGGGTCACCGAGCGCCGCCGCACCATCCGCATCCGGGACGGGGCGGTCTCCGTCCGTCCCGACACGCTCGTCGCCGAGGAGCCGCTGGAGATCCGGCTGAACGGCAGGCCGCTCGCCATCACGATGCGCACGCCGGGGGACGACTTCGCGCTCGCCGCGGGCTTCCTGGTGAGCGAGGGCGTCGTCGGGGACGGTTCCGAGGTGCGGTCGATCGTCTACTGCGCCGGGGCGACGGCGGACGGCGGCAACACGTACAACGTGGTGGACGTGAAGCTCGCCCCCGGCGTTCCGGTCCCCGACATCACCCTCGAACGCAATGTGTACACCACCTCGTCCTGCGGTCTGTGCGGCAAGGCGAGCCTGGACGCGGTGCGCACCTCGACCCGGCACCCGATCGCCGACGCTCCCCCGGTCCGGGTCGAGCCCGCCCTGCTGTCCGCCCTCCCCGACCGGTTGCGCGCCGCGCAGCGGGTCTTCGACCGGACCGGCGGGCTGCACGCGGCGGCGCTGTTCTCCGAGACGGGCGAGCTGCTCGACGTCCGGGAGGACGTCGGCCGGCACAACGCGGTGGACAAGCTGGTCGGCCGGGCGCTGACCGATCACCGGCTGCCGCTGTCCCGGGCGATCCTGCTGGTGTCGGGGCGGGCCTCGTTCGAGCTGGCCCAGAAGGCGGTGATGGCCGGAATCCCGGTGCTCGCCGCGGTCTCGGCGCCGTCGTCGCTCGCCGTCGACCTGGCGGACGAGACCGGGCTGACCCTGGTGGGCTTCCTGCGGGGCCCCTCCATGAACGTGTACGCGGGTGAGCACCGCATCGCCCTGCCGGCGGAGGTCATCGGGGGCTGA
- a CDS encoding ROK family transcriptional regulator — translation MTARPANAHQARLLRLLRDGGPNSRAQLGDQVDLSRSKLAVEVDRLLETGLVVADGLAASRGGRRSHNIRLAPQLRFLGVDIGATSVDVAVTNAELEVLGHLNHPMDVREGPVAVFEQALSMAAELRASGLAEGFDGAGIGVPGPVRFPEGVPVAPPIMPGWDGFPVREALSQELGCPVMVDNDVNLMAMGEQHAGVARSVGDFLCVKIGTGIGCGIVVGGEVHRGTTGSAGDIGHIQVEPEGRACACGNRGCLEAHFGGATLARDAEDAARTGRSAELAARLAATGGLTAVDVAAAAAAGDATSLDLIREGGNRVGQVIAGLVSFFNPGLVVIGGGVTGLGHTLLASVRTQVYRQSLPLATKNLPIVLGELGPAAGVIGAARLISDHLFSPA, via the coding sequence ATGACGGCACGACCCGCGAACGCGCATCAGGCGCGACTGCTCCGGCTGTTGCGTGACGGCGGGCCCAACTCCCGGGCGCAGCTGGGGGACCAGGTCGACCTCTCCCGCTCCAAGCTCGCCGTCGAGGTCGACCGGCTGCTGGAGACCGGACTGGTCGTGGCCGACGGACTCGCCGCCTCGCGCGGCGGACGTCGCTCGCACAACATCCGGCTCGCCCCGCAACTGCGCTTCCTCGGCGTCGACATCGGTGCCACATCGGTCGATGTGGCGGTCACCAACGCCGAGTTGGAGGTACTGGGCCACCTCAACCACCCCATGGACGTACGCGAGGGGCCCGTCGCCGTCTTCGAGCAGGCGCTGTCCATGGCGGCCGAGCTCCGGGCGTCGGGGCTCGCCGAGGGCTTCGACGGCGCGGGCATCGGCGTACCCGGACCGGTCCGCTTCCCCGAGGGCGTACCGGTGGCACCGCCGATCATGCCCGGCTGGGACGGCTTCCCGGTCCGCGAGGCGCTCAGCCAGGAACTGGGCTGCCCGGTCATGGTGGACAACGACGTGAACCTGATGGCGATGGGGGAGCAGCACGCGGGTGTCGCCCGTTCCGTGGGCGACTTCCTCTGCGTCAAGATCGGTACCGGCATCGGCTGCGGCATCGTCGTCGGCGGAGAGGTCCACCGGGGCACCACGGGCAGCGCCGGGGACATCGGCCACATCCAGGTCGAACCCGAGGGACGCGCCTGTGCCTGCGGCAATCGGGGATGCCTGGAAGCCCACTTCGGCGGCGCCACGCTCGCCCGCGACGCCGAGGACGCGGCACGCACCGGACGGTCGGCGGAACTGGCCGCCCGGCTGGCGGCGACCGGCGGCCTCACCGCCGTCGACGTCGCGGCGGCAGCGGCTGCCGGGGACGCCACCTCGCTCGACCTGATCCGGGAGGGCGGCAACCGGGTCGGCCAGGTCATCGCGGGACTCGTCAGCTTCTTCAACCCCGGCCTGGTGGTGATCGGCGGCGGTGTGACCGGGCTCGGCCACACCCTGCTCGCCAGCGTCCGGACCCAGGTCTACCGGCAGTCCCTGCCGCTGGCCACCAAAAACCTCCCCATCGTGCTGGGGGAGTTGGGACCGGCCGCCGGAGTGATCGGCGCCGCCCGGCTCATCAGCGACCACCTCTTCTCGCCGGCCTGA
- a CDS encoding VWA domain-containing protein — translation MPVEAAAVRAVLGWSTGSGVPDVDASALLLTRGGRVRSDDDFVFYNQPRHASGAVTHLGKQPGADTLEVRPGALGPDIERVALCASADGGTFGQVPGLHLRLLDAASGTELARFEMSAGPETALIGGELYRRDGGWKFRAVGQGYASGLAGLATDFGITVDDEQPAPAPGPVLPSAPGPVPSSAPMPSSAPGPVPSSAPMPSSAPGPVPSSAPMPSSAPGPVPSSAPMPSSAPGPVPSSAPMPSSAPGPVPSSAPMPSSAPGPVPSSAPMPSSAPGPVPSSAPMPSSAPGPVPSSAPMPSSAPGPVPSSAPMPSSAPGPVPSSGPMPSSAPGPVPSSGPMPRLTKGEERLPVDMRKRLSLRKQQVLVSLSKHGVADLRARVVIVLDASGSMGGLYRRGTVAGVVERMVAVAAQLDDDGEMQAWTFATNPARLPDLAVGDLPEWLGLHVRVGQSGGFIRRKPPKGLLPGQIDMRTVGIQNEEQKVIAEVRAHVRAHPVPDPTLVLFFSDGGVHRNREIEQELRAAADEPVFWQFVGLGSSQYGVLERFDTMPGRRVDNVGFFAVDDIEQVSDQELYDRVLSEFPSWLRAARQAGILR, via the coding sequence ATGCCGGTCGAGGCCGCCGCCGTCAGGGCGGTGCTCGGCTGGTCGACAGGGTCCGGCGTGCCGGACGTGGACGCTTCCGCGCTGCTGCTGACCCGCGGCGGACGGGTGCGGTCCGACGACGACTTCGTCTTCTACAACCAGCCGCGGCATGCCTCGGGCGCCGTGACGCACCTCGGCAAACAGCCCGGTGCCGACACGCTGGAGGTCCGCCCGGGGGCATTGGGGCCCGACATCGAACGCGTCGCGCTCTGCGCCTCCGCCGACGGCGGCACGTTCGGTCAGGTCCCGGGGCTGCACCTGCGGTTGCTCGACGCGGCGTCCGGCACCGAGCTGGCCCGGTTCGAGATGTCCGCGGGACCGGAGACGGCGCTGATCGGCGGCGAGCTCTACCGGCGCGACGGCGGCTGGAAGTTCCGGGCGGTCGGGCAGGGTTACGCGAGCGGACTGGCGGGCCTGGCGACCGACTTCGGCATCACCGTCGATGACGAACAGCCCGCGCCCGCTCCCGGGCCTGTGCTTCCGTCTGCTCCCGGGCCCGTGCCCTCGTCCGCGCCGATGCCTTCGTCTGCTCCCGGGCCCGTGCCCTCGTCCGCGCCGATGCCTTCGTCTGCTCCCGGGCCCGTGCCCTCGTCCGCGCCGATGCCTTCGTCTGCTCCCGGGCCCGTGCCCTCGTCCGCGCCGATGCCTTCGTCCGCTCCCGGGCCCGTGCCCTCGTCCGCGCCGATGCCTTCGTCCGCTCCCGGGCCCGTGCCCTCGTCCGCGCCGATGCCTTCGTCCGCTCCCGGGCCCGTGCCCTCGTCCGCGCCGATGCCTTCGTCCGCTCCCGGGCCCGTGCCCTCGTCCGCGCCGATGCCTTCGTCCGCTCCCGGGCCCGTGCCCTCGTCCGCGCCGATGCCTTCGTCCGCTCCCGGGCCCGTGCCCTCGTCCGCGCCGATGCCTTCGTCCGCTCCCGGGCCCGTGCCCTCGTCCGGGCCGATGCCTTCGTCCGCTCCCGGGCCCGTGCCCTCGTCCGGGCCGATGCCCCGGCTCACCAAGGGTGAGGAGCGCCTCCCCGTGGACATGCGCAAGCGGCTGTCGCTGCGCAAGCAGCAGGTCCTGGTCAGCCTGAGCAAGCACGGCGTCGCGGACCTGCGTGCCCGGGTCGTCATCGTCCTGGACGCCTCGGGCTCGATGGGCGGGCTCTACCGCCGGGGCACGGTGGCCGGAGTCGTCGAGCGGATGGTGGCCGTCGCCGCGCAGCTCGACGACGACGGCGAGATGCAGGCGTGGACGTTCGCCACGAACCCGGCCCGACTGCCCGACCTGGCCGTCGGCGACCTGCCGGAGTGGCTCGGACTGCACGTACGCGTGGGACAGAGCGGCGGCTTCATCCGTAGGAAGCCGCCGAAGGGACTGCTCCCCGGCCAGATCGACATGCGCACCGTCGGCATCCAGAACGAGGAGCAGAAGGTCATCGCCGAGGTGCGGGCCCATGTGCGTGCGCATCCGGTGCCCGACCCGACCCTGGTCCTGTTCTTCTCGGACGGCGGGGTCCACCGCAACAGGGAGATCGAGCAGGAGCTGCGGGCCGCTGCGGACGAGCCGGTGTTCTGGCAGTTCGTCGGCCTCGGCAGCTCGCAGTACGGCGTACTGGAACGCTTCGACACCATGCCGGGCCGCCGGGTGGACAACGTCGGCTTCTTCGCCGTCGACGACATCGAGCAGGTCTCCGACCAGGAGCTGTACGACCGGGTGCTGTCGGAGTTCCCGTCCTGGCTGAGGGCGGCCCGGCAGGCCGGAATCCTGAGGTGA